The Anopheles maculipalpis chromosome 3RL, idAnoMacuDA_375_x, whole genome shotgun sequence genomic sequence acaacaaaatatccTATATCGGGCATCGCGTGACCTTTCCTAActgctctctcgctctattCCCAGTGTTTCAAGTGTTCAATAGCTGTCGCACATTTCCCATGGCTTGCTGCGATGAGTTTTACTGTTTGCGTTCGGGAGGATGCTGCTCTCTTCCGTTGCTAGACTGGAAATTACTGTTGCTTTGGTCTCGCTTGCATGCACACACTATGCGGCGCAGCCATCTCGTTCGCTCGTTTGTTCTAGTCACGAGCCGCACGACTTTACCTATCTGGCTGACACTGCCGTCTCGGATGTCTATTTGTGTGAACTCTTGCAAAATTTACTAGTCTTTCAACTTCTGGAAGTATCAAGCTTTCAAGTAAAAACTAAACTTAAAGCGAGGTGCAAAGTTTATCAATCATTAGCTGCTATGCTCTACtaaaaatttatgtaaaataatGCAATGCGTCTGACAATATGGgacaagccgtcatacttaaaataaataatgtaatGCGTCTCCCAGGTTATTGTACTATTACAATAATAAGTCGTATATAATCTGTTGCTAATTTATACTGTTTTATGCACGTGGACAACTGTTTTATGGCCTGTACGATTGTATAAGTTCAGTACTTATTTTGTTGAGATACATATGCAGCGAACTTGAATGAGGTCAGCAATGAGAGCATTGCGGTTCCATGTAAATGTTATGTTTAAACATATTTGAGAtggtaaaagaagaaaagttcTGGAAAAGGCTCAAATGCTGTACAAGAAATTAAATCTCTAATATCGATTTGTTCCAACCGGAACCCAATaaggaatgtgtttgtgtgtgtatgtgtgcgcgcaCATCCGAGTCATGGGGAATTACAGTTGtgaaaaaaagtgcaaaactGCTCTTTCCGCATGCCTCGCGCCCTAGAAGCTGAGTCGATCAATTAAAGTCAGCTTTTATTTGAACCCCAAACAGGTGCAATAATGGTGGTGCTGTTGGCTGCTGGTCCGGTCGCAACCGTCTATTCAACAACTCACACCATCGTTGCTAGCGAATGATTTCTACGCTGCCACACATCATCATACCCACTTAGAGACAACTTGCAACGAGCGACGAACAGTGCCAGCAGCTTCACACGCACATGTCTCGAGCAACAAACTCGTCCCTTGGACTGTGAATATATTTTTAGCAAATTCCTCCGTGCGGCTTGTTGGTGGTACAGTTCTTGCTCTTTATtcctttcgttgtttttttttcttttttcgctgttCATCATTCTTGCGTATGTCGGCAGAGAGGCGTACGTGAATGTGTGtacatgcgtgcgtgtgtgtatatgagCTCTATGTATGGCAATGTATGCGGTATAAAGTGAACTGAAGAAAACCTGAAACCAACGCATCGCTTCAACCAGCAAGAGTGAAAAAGAGCCGATAAGACGGACGGTCTACTGCGAGCAACAGTGTGCAATAGCAGTATGGGCTGCGAGTTCCGACCAGAGCAggcgagagagcgagatagAGCGCAATGGGATAAAAGCCAGCGAGAAATCACGGCAACGCTGCAATTGCAAAGGTGAGATGAAGGgaactatttttctttcccgctTGCTCTGGACAGTGCTATGGGTGTGTTGTACAACGAGTCTGTGGGGTGGTTGGTAGCTGGGTACGGAAGGTAGGCTTCCTTTCCCTCGTAGCGCTTCACTTTGACGCTCTTCTTCAATAAACTCTTGTTTTGTCGGAACAACAGCACGGAAAGAGGGGGAATCCGAACAAGCGGCGCGCCGAGGCCAGTACACATGAGAGGAAATTCTAcattttgtgtgcgtttgattGAAATTCCATCGGAAAAAATGCTACGAAATGAAACTCTCTTGCCGATACGGTGGTAACATGTGACGAAGAAGACGTATGCTACCGTTATTTCTTTGTGCGCGGCATATCgcgcttgctgttgctggttttggcaaactatacacacacaaacacacatgggTTTTTTGGGCTCTAAATGTACGAAGAAGTTGTGTCGAATTCGTCCGTAGCCAACTGGATGGCAAACTTTTATGCTGGGCGTAATGAGGCTCAGATTACTAGATTAACTTATTTTCACTGATCGTTTCCGCAGTTTCCGTAGTTTGTGATGCAGTTTTATTACGACATTTTATGCGGTTTCCATATTGCCAAACTGTTCTCCCGTGTGCAgtttgttgaacaacaaaacaggaaaCGTTCTTATCGTAATGGACTTAACTGAAGTGCAACTAAGCTAGTACTTCAAGTCCACAAATTCTTCCAGCCGTTCCCTCGCGATACTGTACGATTTAATGAGTTCGGTCAGggtgatgtttttggtttttcgcgAACTTTTAAAGTAACCATCGTTTATAATCTTCGGCTGGTGCTGGCGTATGATTTGGAACCGTATTTGTAACTTGCCGGATGACCCCGTCTCGTTAGCATATCGGTTTAGTATTGTTGCTCCGGACTGTGACAAggagaaaaaggataaaatgaATTGACTGTGGCCATAACAGGGGCTATTGCTTAAACTTACCTTTCCGTAGAATGATGGCAAGTCCACTTGGCGACGGTTACCCACGAGAAAAAGTTCCATACGATCGGCCACGGCTCCCAAATTAGTCAGCTGCACAAAGTTGATTGTCTTTTCGTTTAGTTGATATCTCAACGGAATCGAGACATGCGAGTGGCTGAAGGAAGATGATGATAAAACTATTTATTTGATAACTGTGGTAAATTTGTAAGGAAACCTACCCCAAATACCGTTCACGACACCAGGCATCGATAGAGATGGCCTCAAAGTAAACTTCCAAGCAATGTGGAATATCCTTTGTGTCCGGAAGATTTAGCAAAAGTTCATGACAGTGTGCAAAATGCCAGCGATTTTTTAGCTGCTTTGAAGCATGTGTACTGCCCGATAGTTGGCTGTCCTTGTTCACCATCTTCACGTCCGCAGGTAGTTCGAACCGATAACGTATGTGAATTCCGTCGTACTCAAAATCGGATGCACTTACTATTTCCATCAAAAGTAGCAAATTACGGTACAGCTGCTTTGGCATGACGAAGCGTTTGTTACGATCCAGCGCCGTTTGTGTCTGCGATCCTGTATTGCTCGCGCCGGTAAGTGTAAATTGATTCACCGGTTTTGGTTGAAACGATTTTTCCGTAAAACACCTTTCCAAGGCGTAATGATACATGTGCAAGTTGGTTTCTCTCATTTCGTGATAAAACGGATTGGTGGCCATATGATTGAAATCGGGATATACTGTCAACAGTCCTTCATCCGGACACCAATGAATGCTGAACAGCAGTACTTCATGTCCTAGATCGGCCATCAGGTACATCGATTGCGCATTGGAAGGCGTAACCTCTGTTTGCTGCCGACGGTTCCGGTTGTCCCGATCTTCCGGATAGTAGTTGTCATTATCGACATACGTAAACAGCAGCTGCGGTACATGGGAATCGGATTTTAGCATATGGTAGTATTTTTTGTGATGATCCGTTTTACAGTTCTCCTTTATCCGATAATAATCCCGTTCGTAGTGGCTAAATATTTTCTCCTGCCAACCAATGGTTCGCGTTTCATTTGTACCATTTTCAACCGTCTCCCTATCTTCGATGCTTTTGTCAAGTCCCTCAAGGATGGGTACATCGATTAGAGAGTGAATTTTGCGGATTGTTAATCTGTGAGAGCAGAAATACACGTAAATCGCAATtagaaaggaatttttttttagaataaatGACGTTAGGGGAGTAACAAACCTGCAGCGAAAGCTAGATATGGGGCCACTTGTCCGATAAACTCctgttttgtattgtttttggaTGGAAAACATTACTACAGCGAGCTATTCTTGCACAGAATTTGTACTGATTTAGTGCTAGTTCatatcaacaaaaacaacgtagacttgttttgttgtaacGTTGCCATGGTAACTGTATATTGCTAGTAAAGGTAGCTTCAATCATAGTTGTTTTACTACATCGTGTACCGGAATGGATAGGTGCAATGGTTAAATTTTAGCATTCATATTGATCAGGCATAAACCGTTCTGAATAAGTAAGTCATCCTTCTAGCTTATGTAATTGAAGCTCGCATTCTGCATTCGGTTGAGTCAAAGGggtatttaattttactacCACCATTGTACCACCATTGCCCAATGCATCACGGTGCAGGTGAATGAATACAAACTGTGCCAAGAAAGCGCAACATAAGGGTTAATATGAAACTGATTTTGGGCAGTAAAACCTGTCTAAATTACCAATTGTGCCGATCTGCTCGAAATAAGGAGAAAAGTGCTAGAATGTTGAATCCGGGCTGCAGTCGTTGTATTCGTGTTGTCAAATGTGACATGACAAATTCGAAGAATGTCGGGATTGTTTTGATAAGAATTCGTAGTTTGTTATGATCCGAATTCCAAACAAATGTGCATGCTCGCGTGTGGAATGCGAATCGTACAGTGAGTCTAATTAGTAGAATATTTTAGTTTGTGAAGGTTTGTCGGTTAGTTAAAGATTATACGATATACGAGACTCTGTTGTACTAAAAGAAACTTGCGCTCATTTCATTACAGCTCCCAAATACAAAAGCTTGGACAACATAAGCACAAGTGTCGTGTCATTTATCGTTAAGATATATAAGCGCATAAAGTGATACAGGCGACCGCGACAATGAATAATTTTCGTACGACGTTTCCGTATGTTTCTCGCGAACTTCTCAACTGGTTCCCTGGTCATATGGGCAAAGGAATGAAGCAAATGCAACAAAAGCTGAAGCTGGTTGACTGCGTTATAGAGGTGCACGATGCTCGTATCCCACTTACCGGACGTAATACGGACTTTAAACACACAATTAGTGGCATCAAGCCTCACATATTGGTACTCAATAAGAGTGACCATATCGAGAAGCAGTTTGAAAGTAAAATTATTGATCGTCTACAGCAAGAAAGCAACGATCCAATGCACATTCTGTTTACCAATTGCAAAAGCCAGTAAGTATGGGAATTTTATATAATTAGCAATCGGGTTAAAATGTCCTTATTCCCTGCTTCTAGAAGTTGTCGGGGCCTTCGAAAACTAATGCCCATGGCACAGGACCTAATAAACAGCTCCGATCGGTACAATCGTTCCAGTCAGCGAGAGTTTTGCATAATGATTATTGGAGTTCCGAATGTCGGCAAATCTTCGCTGATTAACGTGTTGCGAAACCggcatttgaataaaaaaggagCGAGCCAGGTGGGTGCCGTGGCCGGTGTAACAAGAAGCGTGCTGAACCGTATCAAAATCTGTGAAGAACCTCTCATTTACCTACTGGATACGCCCGGTATACTGGAACCGAATATCGCCGATACTGAAACGGGGTTACGGCTGGCATTGGTATCCTGTCTGCAGGACCACCTTGTTGGCGAAGAGTTGATAGCTGATTACCTTCTTTTCCTGCTAAACAAGCATAAAAACTTCCGCTACGTTGAGGTGATGGGTTTGAAAGAGCCAACCGATTCGATTGCTAGCGCCCTGATGTCGCATGCTATTCATCTAAACAAAATGACACGCACCAAACAGCTCGATGGTACGAGTGTGGTTCGTCCGGACATCAACATGGCAGCAAAGCTTATGCTAAAGTCTTTTCGGACCGGAGCGTTTGGGAAAATTCTGCTGgacgaagacaaaattatGTGCCAAAACAATAGCATCAAACTAAAAAATTATTGATACTTTTAGAGGCACTTTGAGCTGTGCGCCGTAGGTCCGATACGTTCTAATCTGTAGAATATGCATAATAGGGTAGTCGAGAAATAATGACACGTAATTCATAAAACAAAGATTCCATGTTTAATATCGGTTTCCTAGTTGTCTTCTTATCCGACCCTACAAACGTTATTATAACATCGGTCGAAAAAAGTTTGagtttgtgatttattttaagtttttatgTATAAGTAACGTTTTGCATGTTGAATATCTCTTTCAGCATTTATTCTGTTTTCACTTAAATTGTAAAAGCCATTTCCTTTGCTTGGCAGGCTATGATCATCTTGAAGGattgaaaacatatttttccgtaaatttttgcaaaatttaaaattagttaAAAACCTCAATCTACCGAGtgaatgaaattttgaaaaatgaggTTAAATAACTATGGGCGCATAGCAATATCGGTTTAAATTCCAGCACGATGACAGACGTCACAGTTGGCATGCACTTGAACGCAAACATTTTGAGCTCAGTGTGTCAACTGAAATGACTCACTGTGCGTGAATGTTTGGAATTGGTGAGGCATCAACTGTGAGGTGGAAAATCGGGTTGCCCGCTTTGGTGTTGGGAAAGTAGAAAGCTGTCCAAGGAAGGATATCGTCGGAAAACTGCTTTCCACCCATATCGTTTCCTTACTTAACAGGCAGTGTTCCAGAAGGGACTGGCCAGTATTGAAACGCAGTATTTAGTTAA encodes the following:
- the LOC126562232 gene encoding tectonic-like complex member Mks1, which codes for MFSIQKQYKTGVYRTSGPISSFRCRLTIRKIHSLIDVPILEGLDKSIEDRETVENGTNETRTIGWQEKIFSHYERDYYRIKENCKTDHHKKYYHMLKSDSHVPQLLFTYVDNDNYYPEDRDNRNRRQQTEVTPSNAQSMYLMADLGHEVLLFSIHWCPDEGLLTVYPDFNHMATNPFYHEMRETNLHMYHYALERCFTEKSFQPKPVNQFTLTGASNTGSQTQTALDRNKRFVMPKQLYRNLLLLMEIVSASDFEYDGIHIRYRFELPADVKMVNKDSQLSGSTHASKQLKNRWHFAHCHELLLNLPDTKDIPHCLEVYFEAISIDAWCRERYLGHSHVSIPLRYQLNEKTINFVQLTNLGAVADRMELFLVGNRRQVDLPSFYGKSGATILNRYANETGSSGKLQIRFQIIRQHQPKIINDGYFKSSRKTKNITLTELIKSYSIARERLEEFVDLKY
- the LOC126562602 gene encoding mitochondrial GTPase 1, which encodes MNNFRTTFPYVSRELLNWFPGHMGKGMKQMQQKLKLVDCVIEVHDARIPLTGRNTDFKHTISGIKPHILVLNKSDHIEKQFESKIIDRLQQESNDPMHILFTNCKSQSCRGLRKLMPMAQDLINSSDRYNRSSQREFCIMIIGVPNVGKSSLINVLRNRHLNKKGASQVGAVAGVTRSVLNRIKICEEPLIYLLDTPGILEPNIADTETGLRLALVSCLQDHLVGEELIADYLLFLLNKHKNFRYVEVMGLKEPTDSIASALMSHAIHLNKMTRTKQLDGTSVVRPDINMAAKLMLKSFRTGAFGKILLDEDKIMCQNNSIKLKNY